The Metabacillus sediminilitoris genome window below encodes:
- the aceB gene encoding malate synthase A, translating into MATKMTGCKIVGEMKEEFQHVLTSEALQFIEKLERNFGTRRRELLQLRDKRQREIDNGKLPGFLPETKHIRNGAWTVASIPNDLQDRRVEITGPVDRKMVINALNSGAKVFMADFEDATSPSWQNMIKGQINLRDAVHRTISLENENGKTYQLGDEVATLKVRPRGWHLEEKNIELDGIRVSASLVDFGLYFFHNAKELIKRGSGPYFYLPKLESHLEARLWNDVFCFAQDELFIPRGTIKATVLIETIMAAFEMDEILYELKEHSAGLNCGRWDYIFSYLKKLRNCESAILPDRAQVTMTVGFMRAYSLLAIKTCHKRNAHAMGGMAAQIPVKNNPEANERAFAKVRADKEREATDGHDGTWVAHPALVKVAMDVFDEHMKTANQVYRKREDVKVTAEDLLEVPDGTITEEGVRTNIDVGIRYIASWLSGRGAAPIHNLMEDAATAEISRAQIWQWIRHPKGILEDGRKLTFTLYEQLKKEEVCKIRQEVGIDKFSSGKYFEAIQVFDDLIKNEQFVDFLTLPSYEKL; encoded by the coding sequence ATGGCAACAAAAATGACAGGTTGTAAAATTGTTGGAGAAATGAAGGAAGAATTTCAACATGTACTAACATCTGAGGCGTTGCAATTTATTGAAAAACTTGAAAGAAACTTTGGTACAAGAAGACGTGAATTATTACAACTAAGAGATAAAAGACAAAGGGAGATCGACAACGGCAAGCTTCCGGGTTTTTTACCTGAAACAAAACACATACGTAATGGGGCTTGGACAGTGGCGTCCATACCGAATGATTTACAAGACCGACGTGTTGAAATCACTGGACCAGTTGATCGCAAAATGGTTATCAATGCATTAAACTCTGGTGCAAAAGTTTTTATGGCTGATTTTGAGGATGCAACTTCACCTAGTTGGCAAAACATGATAAAAGGTCAGATTAATTTACGTGATGCTGTGCACAGAACCATTTCGCTTGAAAATGAAAACGGTAAAACATATCAGTTAGGGGATGAAGTTGCTACTTTAAAGGTGAGACCAAGAGGTTGGCATCTTGAAGAAAAGAATATTGAGCTTGATGGAATAAGGGTTTCTGCTAGTTTAGTAGACTTTGGATTATACTTTTTCCATAATGCGAAGGAATTAATAAAAAGAGGAAGCGGTCCATACTTTTACTTACCGAAATTGGAAAGTCATCTTGAAGCAAGGCTGTGGAATGATGTGTTCTGTTTTGCACAGGATGAATTATTCATTCCAAGAGGAACGATTAAAGCAACTGTTTTAATTGAAACCATCATGGCAGCTTTTGAAATGGACGAAATTTTATATGAATTAAAAGAGCATTCAGCAGGGTTAAACTGTGGCCGCTGGGATTATATTTTTAGCTATTTAAAGAAACTACGTAACTGTGAATCTGCTATTCTGCCAGATCGTGCACAAGTGACCATGACTGTTGGCTTTATGAGAGCCTATTCCCTTCTGGCGATCAAAACGTGTCACAAGCGGAACGCACATGCAATGGGAGGAATGGCTGCACAAATCCCTGTAAAAAACAATCCTGAAGCGAATGAACGTGCATTTGCTAAAGTACGTGCTGATAAAGAAAGAGAAGCAACAGATGGACATGACGGTACATGGGTGGCACATCCAGCACTTGTTAAAGTTGCCATGGATGTATTTGATGAACATATGAAAACAGCAAATCAAGTTTATCGTAAACGGGAGGATGTGAAGGTGACAGCAGAAGATTTATTAGAAGTACCAGATGGAACGATAACAGAAGAAGGGGTTAGAACAAATATCGATGTTGGCATTCGGTACATTGCATCATGGCTAAGCGGCAGGGGGGCTGCACCAATTCATAATCTAATGGAAGATGCTGCAACAGCTGAAATTTCAAGAGCGCAAATCTGGCAATGGATCCGGCATCCAAAAGGTATTTTAGAAGATGGACGGAAGCTGACCTTTACCCTATACGAGCAGTTAAAAAAGGAAGAAGTGTGTAAGATTAGGCAGGAAGTAGGGATTGATAAGTTTAGTAGCGGTAAATATTTTGAAGCTATTCAAGTATTTGATGATCTTATAAAAAATGAGCAGTTTGTTGATTTTTTAACTTTACCAAGCTATGAAAAACTGTAA